One region of Natronobacterium texcoconense genomic DNA includes:
- a CDS encoding DUF7521 family protein, with product MVAADPATVLFATAFATAFVGTIVASLAYRGYQRNDSDAMRFLAVGIAAITVGPFLVSYGLAPAVELPEAATLLGILLANIVGLLAILYSLEAT from the coding sequence ATGGTCGCCGCTGACCCCGCGACCGTCCTGTTCGCGACGGCGTTCGCGACCGCCTTCGTGGGGACCATCGTTGCCAGCCTCGCCTACCGGGGCTACCAGCGCAACGACAGCGACGCGATGCGCTTTCTGGCCGTCGGCATCGCCGCGATCACCGTCGGTCCGTTCCTCGTCAGCTACGGCCTCGCACCCGCCGTGGAACTGCCGGAAGCGGCGACGCTGCTCGGCATCCTGCTCGCGAACATCGTCGGCCTGCTCGCGATCCTCTACTCGCTCGAGGCGACCTAA
- a CDS encoding ArsR/SmtB family transcription factor codes for MSDDGEADVVDVLSDEYMRTILEQTREEPKSVDALSDACGADPSTIYRRVEQLQERDLLEDQQKLDPGGHHYKVYSARLREVRIRLDENGFEVDVDRGPTEAAADRFTRLYEGFK; via the coding sequence ATGAGCGACGACGGTGAGGCCGACGTCGTCGACGTCCTCAGCGACGAGTACATGCGGACGATCCTCGAGCAAACCCGCGAGGAACCGAAGTCCGTCGACGCGCTGAGCGACGCCTGTGGCGCCGATCCGTCCACTATCTACCGACGCGTCGAACAGCTACAGGAACGGGACCTGCTCGAGGACCAGCAGAAACTCGATCCCGGCGGCCACCACTACAAGGTCTACAGCGCCCGGCTCCGCGAGGTACGAATCCGACTCGACGAGAACGGGTTCGAGGTCGACGTCGATCGCGGGCCGACGGAAGCAGCAGCCGACCGCTTTACCAGACTCTACGAGGGATTCAAATGA
- a CDS encoding ABC transporter permease — protein MKVGRSSWRPIFHVARADFRQRIRSRKVLVVLAVIAYLGYLVNVGTVEIFYVDSSDGGTVQYTGEPTSAYIGLTAGMTGASVLLFLGYYLLAGSLERDRTTDVDRLVASTGISTRTLLLGKWLSHVGYVAVVLGTLGIAAVINHLVHGTGTTDPVWILGTVFLLGMPVGCLVAGVTLLFQSTDWLDGTIGNVVYFFTAMTALIVALATADYAPDEIPVWLQLTDTVGMFVSAELTAEALYSVAPEYDGLGVANFGAGSASAEIVRFHWDGDWLPLWFYANRFGLILLGIGFAALATVPYERFERDGSTNSDGTVCRLLRVLPSIRSTATGQTSDIRSVENAALTPVTDRTAGGIGRLVVQELRLLVRGQPWWWYAGALVIGIAGLTGSAASTGLVVVAAIWPLFLWSSMGSRAVRHRITPFIVSSKQPYGQLVAEWLAGAIVATAFFGVSLWPLIVEAGASGAVVLVGAVLFVPSLAQAMGYWTGTRRLFELTYLLLWYVGPLNEVPVLDFAGATSATAGTTTPLLFGGIGLAALVTAFVHRYRQT, from the coding sequence ATGAAGGTTGGGCGATCGTCCTGGCGTCCCATCTTCCACGTCGCACGGGCGGACTTCCGCCAGCGAATCCGTTCCCGGAAGGTGCTCGTCGTCCTGGCCGTAATCGCGTACCTCGGCTACCTGGTCAACGTCGGCACCGTCGAGATATTTTACGTGGACTCGAGCGACGGCGGAACGGTCCAGTACACCGGCGAACCCACGTCGGCGTATATTGGCCTTACCGCCGGCATGACGGGCGCATCGGTCCTGCTTTTCCTCGGGTACTACCTCCTCGCGGGCTCGCTCGAGCGGGACCGAACGACCGACGTCGACCGTCTCGTTGCAAGCACTGGCATCAGTACGCGGACGTTACTCCTCGGAAAATGGCTCAGCCACGTCGGATACGTCGCCGTCGTGCTCGGAACACTCGGGATCGCGGCGGTCATCAACCACCTCGTTCACGGGACGGGAACGACCGATCCAGTCTGGATTCTCGGAACGGTGTTTCTGCTCGGAATGCCGGTCGGTTGTCTCGTCGCGGGCGTCACGCTCCTGTTTCAGTCGACGGACTGGCTCGACGGGACGATCGGGAACGTGGTGTACTTCTTCACCGCAATGACGGCGCTGATAGTAGCACTCGCAACGGCCGACTACGCCCCGGACGAAATCCCGGTCTGGCTCCAGTTGACCGATACCGTCGGGATGTTCGTCTCGGCCGAACTGACGGCGGAGGCGCTGTATTCGGTTGCCCCGGAGTACGATGGGCTGGGAGTTGCGAACTTCGGTGCCGGTAGCGCAAGCGCAGAGATCGTCCGGTTCCACTGGGACGGCGACTGGCTGCCGCTCTGGTTCTACGCGAACCGGTTCGGGTTGATCCTCTTGGGGATCGGCTTCGCGGCGCTCGCCACCGTCCCGTACGAACGATTCGAGCGCGATGGCTCCACGAACTCCGACGGGACCGTCTGCAGGTTGCTCCGGGTGCTTCCCTCGATTCGTTCGACGGCAACGGGCCAAACGTCCGATATTCGGAGCGTCGAAAACGCGGCCCTGACACCCGTCACGGACCGAACTGCCGGGGGGATCGGCCGACTCGTGGTGCAGGAACTACGACTGCTGGTGCGTGGTCAGCCCTGGTGGTGGTACGCCGGCGCGCTCGTGATCGGAATCGCCGGTCTCACCGGTTCGGCTGCCAGTACCGGCCTCGTCGTCGTCGCAGCGATCTGGCCGCTGTTCCTGTGGTCGTCGATGGGCTCGAGGGCGGTTCGACACCGGATCACGCCGTTTATCGTCTCGTCGAAGCAGCCCTACGGACAGCTCGTCGCGGAGTGGCTCGCCGGTGCAATCGTCGCGACGGCGTTCTTCGGCGTCTCCTTGTGGCCGCTGATCGTCGAGGCGGGAGCGAGCGGTGCGGTCGTCCTCGTCGGTGCCGTCCTGTTCGTCCCGTCGCTCGCACAGGCAATGGGGTACTGGACCGGGACGAGACGGCTGTTCGAGCTGACGTACCTGCTGCTCTGGTACGTCGGCCCCCTCAACGAGGTCCCCGTGCTCGACTTCGCCGGGGCAACGTCGGCGACGGCCGGGACGACCACGCCGCTGCTGTTCGGCGGGATCGGGCTGGCAGCACTCGTTACCGCGTTCGTCCACCGGTACCGGCAGACGTAG
- a CDS encoding ABC transporter ATP-binding protein, whose amino-acid sequence MNLRLENLGKRYAEDVWGVRGVDLELEEGIHGLLGPNGAGKSTLMRIVTTVSEPTTGTAYWNGTDIVENPSVVREGLGYLPQSFGVYPDLTAEEFLEYIAALRGLDRETADVRIDELLSLTNLEHVRNDKLRTFSGGMRQRVGIAQALVNDPDLLVVDEPTVGLDPEERVRFRNVISSTASDRVVLLSTHIVPDIEATANTVALLEDGELVTHTDPETLVEATDGSVYEYLVSRDDLEAVREQYQVSSTVQRADGVSVRVIADERPEPDATSVTPTLEDAYLHRIERRGAV is encoded by the coding sequence ATGAACCTACGTCTCGAGAACCTCGGAAAACGATACGCGGAGGACGTATGGGGCGTTCGAGGAGTCGACCTCGAACTCGAGGAGGGAATACACGGACTACTCGGCCCGAACGGTGCCGGTAAGTCGACGCTGATGCGAATCGTGACGACCGTCTCGGAGCCGACGACCGGAACCGCCTACTGGAACGGCACCGATATCGTCGAGAACCCATCAGTGGTCCGTGAAGGGCTGGGCTACCTGCCACAGAGCTTCGGCGTTTACCCGGACCTCACCGCCGAGGAGTTCCTCGAGTACATCGCTGCACTCCGGGGACTGGACCGGGAAACCGCCGACGTCCGGATCGACGAGTTACTCTCGCTGACGAACCTCGAGCACGTCCGGAACGACAAGCTCCGAACGTTCTCCGGCGGGATGCGCCAGCGCGTCGGCATCGCACAGGCGCTGGTGAACGATCCGGACCTGCTGGTCGTCGACGAACCGACGGTCGGACTCGATCCGGAAGAGCGTGTGCGGTTCCGGAACGTCATCTCCTCGACCGCCAGCGACCGCGTCGTCTTGCTCTCGACCCACATCGTCCCGGACATCGAGGCGACGGCGAACACGGTCGCCCTCCTCGAGGACGGCGAACTGGTGACCCACACGGACCCGGAGACGCTCGTCGAAGCCACCGACGGAAGCGTCTACGAGTACCTCGTTTCCCGTGACGACCTCGAGGCAGTCCGAGAGCAGTACCAGGTGTCGAGTACGGTCCAGCGGGCCGACGGCGTCAGCGTTCGGGTAATCGCCGACGAACGCCCGGAACCCGACGCGACATCGGTGACGCCGACGCTCGAGGACGCCTATCTCCATCGAATCGAACGGCGAGGGGCGGTGTAG
- a CDS encoding sensor domain-containing protein yields the protein MARSTARVTDDRFSRLGTGLERFLSVPLERQTYLNLAYLLLAFPLGLAYFVFVVVGVSMGFGFSITIIGAIVGIPILAVTVAIALALAGFERWLTSSMLEVEVDLRTELSGDGRRDQFLSLVTDPKTWTPLVYLPVKFVLGLASFVLAITGLSTGVSMLLLPFYYDNPGVYVGVVPDRAPEIHQTLYLGWNYLLVGFEAVVTVGHWSIDTFPRALAAAAVGIVLLLVTLHVLNGLARLSGWFARVTLEDGYDPFAVVARSL from the coding sequence ATGGCGCGTTCGACGGCCAGGGTGACCGACGATCGATTCAGCCGACTCGGAACCGGCCTCGAGCGATTCCTCTCGGTCCCGCTCGAGCGCCAGACGTATCTCAACCTGGCCTATCTGCTGCTTGCGTTCCCGCTCGGGCTGGCGTACTTCGTGTTCGTCGTGGTCGGCGTCTCGATGGGGTTCGGCTTCTCGATAACGATCATCGGGGCCATCGTCGGAATCCCTATCCTCGCAGTTACGGTCGCCATCGCGCTCGCGCTGGCCGGCTTCGAACGCTGGCTAACGTCGTCGATGCTCGAGGTCGAGGTCGACCTTCGAACAGAACTGTCGGGAGATGGTCGACGCGATCAGTTCCTCTCGCTGGTGACCGATCCCAAAACCTGGACGCCGCTGGTTTACCTCCCCGTGAAGTTCGTCCTCGGACTGGCGTCGTTCGTCCTGGCGATAACGGGCCTGTCGACCGGCGTCAGCATGCTCTTGCTCCCGTTCTACTACGACAACCCGGGAGTGTACGTCGGCGTCGTCCCGGACCGTGCCCCGGAGATCCACCAGACGCTGTATCTCGGCTGGAACTACCTGCTGGTCGGCTTCGAGGCCGTCGTCACCGTCGGCCACTGGAGCATCGACACCTTCCCGCGGGCGCTCGCCGCCGCCGCGGTCGGGATCGTGCTGTTGCTGGTGACGCTGCACGTCCTGAACGGTCTGGCTCGTCTCTCGGGCTGGTTCGCCCGCGTGACCCTCGAGGACGGCTACGACCCGTTCGCCGTCGTCGCGCGGTCGCTGTAG
- a CDS encoding HFX_2341 family transcriptional regulator produces the protein MQTHIVPVGFDYDRLIAPLVRDQIDVDSVILLEGAVGSEANVEYSRHLSEKLETDFQNLLGAETERFVLEDVYDYDEAFEQAYGLITAELERGNEVWVNVAAMPRTVSFAFATAANSLMVEREEDREAIHTYYTAPEKYLETELAEELREQIDLLEDLDSGGVDDERVDRRLESARDLLAEFDERGTTIGAKEIDGSHIVELPVTSFSNVKPFEELILFKLGEDGEFDSVSELAASLARELNEEYTDSFRSKVIYNVDRLGPGGKGYIEREEHGKSYRTRLSRIGELWVRAHSDRGDDVLEE, from the coding sequence ATGCAAACCCACATCGTCCCGGTCGGCTTCGACTACGACCGGCTGATCGCGCCGCTGGTCCGCGATCAGATCGACGTCGACAGCGTCATCTTACTCGAGGGCGCCGTCGGCAGCGAGGCAAACGTCGAGTACTCCCGGCACCTCTCGGAGAAACTCGAGACGGACTTCCAGAACCTGTTAGGTGCCGAGACCGAGCGGTTCGTTCTGGAGGACGTCTACGACTACGACGAGGCGTTCGAACAGGCCTACGGCCTCATCACCGCCGAACTCGAGCGAGGCAACGAGGTCTGGGTCAACGTCGCCGCGATGCCCCGAACGGTCAGTTTTGCGTTCGCGACGGCGGCCAACTCTCTGATGGTCGAACGCGAGGAGGACCGCGAGGCGATCCACACCTACTACACGGCCCCCGAGAAGTACCTCGAGACGGAACTCGCCGAGGAGTTACGGGAACAGATCGACCTGCTCGAGGACCTCGACAGCGGCGGGGTCGACGACGAGCGAGTCGACCGTCGCCTCGAGAGCGCCCGCGACCTCCTCGCGGAGTTCGACGAACGCGGGACGACGATCGGAGCCAAAGAGATCGACGGCAGCCACATCGTCGAACTCCCCGTCACCTCCTTTTCGAACGTCAAGCCGTTCGAGGAACTCATCCTGTTCAAACTCGGCGAGGACGGCGAGTTCGACTCGGTCTCGGAACTGGCGGCATCGCTGGCTCGCGAACTCAACGAGGAGTACACCGACAGTTTCCGCTCGAAGGTGATCTACAACGTCGACCGACTCGGACCCGGCGGCAAGGGCTACATCGAGCGGGAGGAACACGGGAAGTCCTACCGGACCAGACTCTCCCGGATCGGCGAACTGTGGGTCCGGGCCCACTCGGATCGTGGTGACGACGTCCTCGAGGAGTAG
- a CDS encoding sodium:solute symporter family protein, with the protein MTLAIQLGIIVGYLLLALVVGLVAYRLTDRTAEDFYLASRTLGTVVLLFTTFATLLSAFTFFAGPNVAYHEGPEWILVMGLMDGIIFAILWYAIGYKQWLLGQQRGYVTLGEMLGDRFGSRRLRGLVAGVSLLWLFPYVMLQQVGAGTALEALTEGAVPYAVGAGLITAFMILYVVVAGMRGIAWTDTLQGLFMLVTTWIAMIWVLAVVGGPGVATAALEAEAAHHLTLGSDHYTVQWMLSTAIVIGFGVAMFPQVNQRFFAAGSRTVLKRSFALWPILCVLLFVPSFMLGAWARGLDVTVPESGNVLPAVLAEYTPVWFAALVIAGAMAAMMSSSDSMLLSGSSYFTRDIYRPYLEADVSDRREDLIARVGVVVFATAAFVVSLWNPATLFELGDAAFSGFAQLALPVMVALYWRKTTRDGIVAGILASQAFYLGNLFVDPIVAALEFLAIVPLAGELVPLLIAVVTTVLQGTYMGWTAGIVGMGVGLVVTVGVSLLTTPAADEQRAIYFEGLSAD; encoded by the coding sequence GTGACGCTTGCGATACAGCTCGGCATCATCGTCGGCTACCTCCTGCTCGCGCTCGTCGTCGGCCTGGTCGCGTACCGACTGACCGATCGGACGGCCGAGGACTTCTACCTCGCCAGCCGAACGCTCGGAACCGTCGTCTTGCTGTTTACGACGTTCGCGACGCTACTGTCGGCGTTCACGTTCTTCGCCGGCCCGAACGTCGCCTACCACGAGGGCCCCGAGTGGATCCTCGTCATGGGGCTGATGGACGGGATCATCTTCGCGATTCTCTGGTACGCCATCGGCTACAAACAGTGGCTGCTCGGCCAGCAGCGCGGCTACGTCACCCTCGGAGAGATGCTCGGCGACCGCTTCGGCTCGAGACGACTCCGCGGACTCGTCGCGGGCGTCAGCCTCCTGTGGCTGTTCCCCTACGTCATGCTCCAGCAGGTCGGGGCAGGGACGGCACTCGAGGCGCTGACCGAAGGAGCCGTCCCCTACGCCGTCGGTGCGGGGCTGATTACGGCCTTTATGATCCTCTACGTCGTCGTCGCGGGAATGCGCGGGATCGCCTGGACGGACACCCTGCAGGGCCTATTCATGCTCGTAACGACCTGGATCGCGATGATCTGGGTGCTCGCGGTCGTCGGCGGCCCCGGCGTCGCGACGGCCGCGCTCGAGGCGGAGGCGGCCCACCATCTGACGCTGGGTAGCGACCACTACACGGTCCAGTGGATGCTCTCGACGGCTATCGTGATCGGCTTCGGCGTGGCGATGTTCCCGCAGGTCAACCAGCGTTTTTTCGCCGCTGGCTCGCGAACGGTACTCAAGCGCTCGTTCGCGCTGTGGCCGATCCTCTGTGTCCTGCTGTTCGTCCCGTCGTTCATGCTCGGCGCGTGGGCCCGTGGACTGGACGTGACGGTCCCCGAGAGCGGGAACGTCCTCCCGGCCGTCCTCGCGGAGTACACGCCCGTCTGGTTCGCCGCGCTCGTCATCGCCGGCGCGATGGCCGCGATGATGTCATCCTCGGACTCGATGCTGCTGTCGGGCTCGTCGTACTTCACGCGAGACATCTACCGACCCTACCTCGAGGCCGACGTCTCGGACCGCCGCGAGGACCTGATCGCCCGCGTCGGCGTCGTCGTGTTCGCGACGGCGGCGTTCGTCGTCAGCCTCTGGAATCCGGCGACGCTGTTCGAACTCGGCGACGCAGCCTTCAGCGGCTTCGCCCAGCTCGCTCTGCCAGTGATGGTCGCGCTCTACTGGCGCAAGACCACCCGTGACGGGATCGTAGCAGGAATCCTCGCTAGCCAGGCGTTCTACCTCGGGAACCTCTTCGTCGATCCGATCGTGGCGGCACTCGAGTTCCTCGCGATCGTTCCTCTCGCCGGCGAACTCGTCCCCCTACTGATCGCCGTCGTTACGACGGTGTTACAGGGCACGTACATGGGCTGGACCGCCGGCATCGTCGGGATGGGCGTCGGTCTCGTCGTGACCGTCGGCGTCTCGCTGCTGACGACGCCCGCGGCCGACGAACAGCGAGCGATCTACTTCGAGGGGCTCTCGGCCGACTAA
- a CDS encoding DUF3311 domain-containing protein, with the protein MRRSELVGWIVVAIVLSALAIPWFLWGEGTVVAGLPLWLWWHIGWMILASIVFWIFTQRAWGIGIESRAAPARAGDRPGNESGGDGP; encoded by the coding sequence ATGCGCCGTTCGGAACTCGTCGGCTGGATCGTCGTCGCCATCGTCCTCAGTGCGCTCGCGATCCCGTGGTTCCTCTGGGGAGAGGGAACGGTCGTCGCCGGCCTCCCACTGTGGCTGTGGTGGCACATTGGATGGATGATACTGGCGTCGATCGTCTTCTGGATCTTCACTCAACGTGCGTGGGGAATCGGAATCGAAAGCAGGGCCGCCCCTGCTCGAGCGGGCGACCGACCCGGAAACGAGAGCGGAGGTGATGGACCGTGA
- a CDS encoding ArsR/SmtB family transcription factor: MARLFPFRSETSPQDGTPRVVDLEGEDADAVFSALSSTTARKIYSQLDAQPGTPSDVADGIDSSIQNVRYHLENLEDAGLVEVVDTWYSSRGNEMSVYATTDGPLIVTSDESKADQLKKAISRLIGGIGALAGGSLLVQYGATRWMAPGTGATPGATEDGSGEWLGPSTETDDRADAADEETADDAGDDAGIAGVQEDTDDDAQVTAEDEDVYVGDEVEFDSYDAIPDGGAEATDAVFAVPPGVLFFLGGLVVLLAVAYWYWYRPAY, encoded by the coding sequence ATGGCCCGTCTCTTCCCCTTTCGCTCCGAGACGTCTCCGCAGGACGGAACGCCGCGCGTCGTCGACCTCGAGGGGGAAGACGCCGACGCGGTGTTCAGTGCCCTCTCCTCGACGACGGCCCGGAAGATCTACTCGCAACTCGACGCCCAGCCGGGAACGCCGAGCGACGTCGCCGACGGCATCGACTCCTCGATCCAGAACGTCCGGTACCACCTCGAGAACCTGGAGGATGCCGGCCTCGTCGAGGTCGTCGACACCTGGTACTCCTCGCGTGGCAACGAGATGAGCGTCTACGCGACGACCGACGGCCCGCTGATCGTTACCAGCGACGAGTCGAAAGCGGACCAGCTCAAGAAGGCGATTTCGCGGCTGATCGGCGGTATCGGTGCGCTCGCCGGCGGGAGTCTGCTCGTTCAGTACGGTGCAACCCGCTGGATGGCACCGGGAACGGGAGCAACGCCGGGAGCGACAGAGGACGGAAGCGGAGAGTGGCTCGGTCCCAGCACCGAGACGGACGACCGAGCGGACGCTGCCGACGAAGAAACGGCGGACGACGCCGGCGACGACGCGGGGATCGCAGGTGTTCAAGAGGACACGGACGACGATGCACAGGTCACCGCCGAGGACGAAGACGTCTACGTCGGGGACGAAGTCGAATTCGACAGCTACGACGCCATCCCCGACGGCGGAGCCGAGGCCACTGATGCCGTCTTCGCCGTGCCGCCGGGTGTCCTCTTCTTCCTCGGGGGTCTGGTCGTCTTGCTCGCGGTCGCGTACTGGTACTGGTATCGGCCGGCGTACTGA
- the dnaG gene encoding DNA primase DnaG: MEDTSKYLIHADVTADGVVERSDVVGAIFGQTEGLLGDELDLRDLRQSQKVGRIDVEIASTGGKSHGHLTIATSLDKVETATLAASLETIDRVGPCRANLEVTELEDVRAAKRKEVVERAKELLETGFDDSVMSSEEILAEVRQHVRVEDITEYEGVPAGPRVTDSDAIIVVEGRSDVLTLLKYGVKNAIAVEGTNVPDAIAELTRHRTVTAFLDGDRGGDLILEELAQVGDIDYVAFAPSGESVEELDHHQLFTALRNKVPYETVSGMNEPREAIAATDGSATPAPSPTRERPDPSSSDRDSDDESSPSTVDVTDDPPSAVDSRPTPSETSADDDAEEADDEHPVEEPETVYGHADEVVRQGTDRVRFLDAENEPIDEADASEAYATLEDLESAPTTMVLDEILGQRLLDLAADRGVERIVARSLGQFTKRPTDVRIHAIDDVAEEAPTTD, encoded by the coding sequence ATGGAAGATACCTCGAAATACCTCATCCACGCGGACGTTACGGCTGACGGGGTCGTCGAGCGGAGCGACGTCGTCGGCGCTATCTTCGGGCAGACGGAGGGGCTGCTGGGCGACGAACTCGACCTCCGTGATCTCCGCCAGTCACAGAAAGTCGGCCGCATCGACGTCGAAATAGCCAGCACCGGCGGCAAGTCACACGGCCACCTCACCATCGCGACCAGCCTCGACAAGGTCGAGACCGCGACGCTCGCCGCCTCCCTCGAGACGATCGACCGCGTCGGCCCCTGTCGGGCGAACCTCGAGGTGACCGAACTCGAGGACGTGCGCGCGGCAAAACGCAAGGAGGTCGTCGAACGGGCGAAGGAACTGCTCGAGACGGGCTTCGACGACTCCGTGATGAGTTCCGAGGAGATCCTCGCGGAGGTCCGCCAGCACGTTCGCGTCGAGGACATCACCGAGTACGAGGGCGTCCCGGCCGGGCCACGGGTCACCGACAGCGACGCGATCATCGTCGTCGAAGGTCGATCGGACGTACTCACTCTGTTGAAGTACGGCGTCAAGAACGCGATCGCGGTCGAAGGAACGAACGTTCCCGACGCCATCGCCGAATTAACCCGTCACCGAACGGTCACTGCCTTCCTCGACGGCGACCGTGGCGGCGACCTCATTCTCGAGGAGCTCGCACAGGTTGGTGACATCGACTACGTGGCCTTCGCCCCGTCGGGCGAGTCCGTCGAGGAACTCGACCACCACCAGCTGTTTACCGCGCTCCGGAACAAGGTCCCCTACGAGACGGTCTCGGGAATGAACGAGCCTCGAGAAGCGATCGCGGCGACCGACGGCAGCGCGACGCCCGCACCGTCGCCGACCCGGGAGCGACCCGACCCGTCCTCGAGCGACCGCGACAGCGACGACGAATCGAGCCCGTCGACGGTCGACGTGACCGACGACCCGCCCTCCGCCGTCGACTCGCGACCTACGCCGTCCGAGACGAGTGCTGACGACGACGCCGAGGAAGCGGACGACGAACACCCAGTCGAGGAACCCGAAACCGTCTACGGTCACGCAGACGAGGTCGTCCGCCAGGGAACCGACCGCGTTCGGTTTCTCGACGCCGAGAACGAGCCGATCGACGAGGCCGATGCGAGCGAGGCCTACGCGACGCTCGAGGACCTCGAGTCGGCTCCGACGACGATGGTCCTCGACGAGATTCTCGGCCAGCGGCTGCTCGATCTGGCGGCCGACCGCGGCGTCGAACGGATCGTCGCCCGCTCGCTCGGCCAGTTCACCAAGCGGCCGACCGACGTCCGTATCCACGCCATCGACGACGTCGCGGAGGAAGCGCCGACGACCGACTGA
- a CDS encoding DUF92 domain-containing protein, which translates to MTEPVRRAGVFAALCTLSLAVPLLGPEIAGVLAAALLLGTFAITDGPLFDLLAYPGDYEDGRLYGLLTFVLAGVALGLLAVGTSMSIAVFVGTVFLVGYGNLVEQAVRLWTDDDVAHVTAFALAATAAGVVGQSGTLAITGSIEAVETALPSILFLAASGALLAALLRDVLLLYDDPIVMISVGLLLWLLAELEPALGAVEIAAALVVTIALGYVSYALETASVAGMLTGVLLGLLTIVLGGYGWFVVLISFFAIGGLATKFRYERKEDLGVAEDNDGARGTGNVLGNAAVGLVAVLGYAASSATLLPGNPDPNLFLFAFAGSVATAMSDTLSSEIGSVFETPRLITTFEPVEPGTDGGVTWQGEIAGIAGAAVVAGISYWLFPEVDVVGAGIVLAAGFVGMTVDSLLGATLEGKLLGNQGVNFLATLSGAIVAALLVLSLAVLG; encoded by the coding sequence GTGACAGAACCCGTTCGGCGAGCCGGCGTCTTTGCAGCACTCTGTACGCTCTCGCTCGCCGTCCCGCTGCTGGGGCCCGAAATCGCCGGGGTGCTCGCTGCAGCCTTGCTACTCGGTACGTTCGCCATCACCGACGGGCCGCTCTTCGATCTGCTTGCCTATCCGGGTGACTACGAGGACGGTCGTCTCTACGGGCTACTCACGTTCGTCCTCGCAGGGGTCGCACTCGGCTTGCTCGCGGTCGGAACGTCGATGTCGATTGCCGTCTTCGTCGGGACCGTCTTCCTGGTCGGCTACGGGAACCTCGTCGAACAGGCTGTCCGCCTGTGGACCGACGACGACGTCGCCCACGTCACTGCGTTCGCGCTCGCGGCGACGGCGGCGGGAGTCGTCGGACAGTCCGGGACGCTCGCGATCACCGGATCGATCGAGGCCGTCGAGACCGCCCTGCCGAGTATCCTCTTTCTCGCCGCCAGCGGCGCCCTGCTCGCTGCTCTGCTCCGTGACGTCCTCTTGCTCTACGACGACCCCATCGTCATGATCTCGGTCGGCCTCCTGCTGTGGCTGCTGGCCGAACTCGAGCCAGCACTCGGCGCCGTCGAAATCGCCGCCGCGCTCGTAGTGACGATCGCGCTTGGGTACGTCTCCTACGCGCTCGAGACGGCCTCGGTCGCCGGGATGCTCACCGGCGTCCTCCTGGGACTGTTGACGATCGTTCTGGGCGGCTACGGCTGGTTCGTCGTCCTCATCTCCTTCTTCGCGATCGGCGGTCTCGCGACGAAGTTCCGCTACGAGCGAAAGGAGGATCTGGGCGTCGCCGAGGACAACGACGGCGCTCGCGGGACGGGCAACGTCCTCGGCAACGCCGCCGTCGGACTCGTCGCCGTCCTCGGCTACGCCGCCAGTTCTGCAACGCTCCTGCCCGGCAATCCCGATCCGAACCTCTTCCTGTTCGCGTTCGCCGGCTCCGTCGCAACCGCGATGAGCGACACGCTCTCGAGCGAGATCGGCAGCGTCTTCGAGACGCCGCGGCTGATCACGACCTTCGAACCCGTCGAACCCGGCACCGACGGCGGCGTCACCTGGCAAGGCGAAATCGCCGGCATCGCGGGTGCGGCGGTCGTCGCCGGCATCTCCTACTGGCTGTTCCCCGAGGTCGACGTCGTCGGTGCCGGTATCGTCCTCGCGGCCGGCTTCGTCGGAATGACCGTCGACAGCCTTCTCGGGGCGACGCTCGAGGGGAAACTGCTCGGCAACCAGGGCGTGAACTTCCTCGCGACACTTTCCGGTGCGATCGTCGCCGCGTTGCTCGTGCTCTCGCTCGCGGTTCTCGGGTGA